A segment of the Aureimonas sp. SA4125 genome:
AGAATAGCATCAAGGGCCCGTGGCCCTGCTCGCGTACGTTCAGCGTGATGCGGCCAATGTCCACCCGTCGCGAATTCAGTTGGTCAGAAAAGGTGCCTGCCAGCATGTCCCGCCCCTCGCCACTGCTGCCTCTCAGCCGAGAATGGAGCACAGTATCCCGAGGCTCGTCAACACGGATTGTCTGTCAATCTGGCAATCTGGCAATATGCCAATCTTGAAGCTGACAACCGATCCGGGACACGCTATTGAGGCGCTGTCGCATGGCGTGTCGCGCCACGCATCGTGGGTCCGCCTGGAAACTCGCGCCGATTGATTGGAAGCCGATGGCAGATTTGAACTTGCGCGTTTCGCCTCGCACGGTTCAGCAGGGGACCGTCGACAAGATTCGATTGGCCATCTTTTCCGGGTTGTTCAAGCCTGGAAGCCGCCTCGTGGAAAGCCAGCTCTGCACGCAGCTGGGGGTCAGCCGCCCCTCGCTCCGGGAGGCCTTGCGCAGTCTGGAGGCAGAACGGCTGATCGAGATCGTGCCCAACAAGGGGCCCTCGGTCCCCGCCCTCTCCTGGCAACAGGCGATGGCCATCTACGAGGTCCGAGAGCTGTTGGAGGTCGAGGCCGCCGGCCGATGTGCCGCAAGGATCACGGAAGCGGAAGTGCAGGCGCTGGAAGCATCCCTCCTGGCATTCGAAGCGGCCGCTTCGAGCAAGGATGGCATGGCCCAGGTGACCACCGCGGCCGATTTCTACGCCATCATTCTCGCCAATTGCGGAAACCCTGTGCTGGAGGAGGTTCATCGGGGCCTTCTGGCCAGGGTCAGCTTCTTTCGGGGACGCTCGATGTCCCTGGAAGGCAGGGCGTGGAACAGTCTTCTGGAGATGCGGGAGATCTTCGAGGCGATCGCGGCCCGAGACGCGAAAGCCGCCCGGAAGGCGGCCAAGAAGCACGTCCTGAGGGCCAAGGCAGCGGCGAAGATTGCCATGGACAGCAATATCTGAGCGTCCCGCGTGCCGGTCGATCGCTTCCGGCATCCGGCGACGCTCGCAAGGCCCGCCGTCATCGGCCGTCGGCGGCGGGCGATACGCCGATGATGACACGGAGTGGTGATGACCCAGGCGCCGGACAGTGAACGCACGTGGAATTGCAATGTCGTCATCATCGGTGGCGGTTCTGCCGGGGCCCTGTTGGCAACACGCCTGAGCGAGAAGCCTGGGCGCCGGGTCCTCCTGATCGAGGCCGGCGAAGAACCCACCGATCCGGACATCTGGGTGCCCGCCGCCTGGCCGGCACTTCAAGGCCGCAGCTACGACCGGAACTATCGCACCGTGCCGCAGCAGGGGACCGCAGGTCGCATCCATCACTGGGCGCGCGGAAGGGTTGTCGGCGGATCAAGCTGCCTGCATGCGATGGGCTACATGCGCGGCCATCCTTTGGATTATCAGGCGTGGGTGGACGCGTCCGGCGATGACCGGTGGGGCTGGGATAAACTCTTGCCCGCCTTTCAGGCCATCGAAGATCATCCGCTCGGTGGCGATGGCGTGCACGGCAAGGGGGGCCCGATGCCGATCCATCTGCCGTCAGACGAGGTCAGTCCGGTCACGCGCGCGTTCATCGAGGCGGGCGCCGCTCTGCGCCTGCCGCGCCTTGAGGGGCACAATAGCGGCCGGATGATCGGCGTTACCCCCAATTCGATGAACATCCGCGAGGGGCGACGGGTCACGGCGGCGGATGCCTGGCTCACGCCCGCCGTTCGCGGCCGCGCCAACCTGACCATCCTTAAGGGTTCGCAGGCGCGGCGACTTGTCCTCGGTGGCGGCCAAGTCCGCAGCATCGAGGTGATCGGGCACGGGGGCTCAATCGATGTCTTTGCGGACCAGGTCGTCCTGTGTGCAGGCGCGCTGGAAAGTCCGGCCTTGCTGATGCGATCAGGCATCGGTCCAAGCGATGTGCTCGATACCGCGGGTGTAGGCTGCTTGATCGAGATGCCGGAAATCGGTCGCAACCTTCAGGACGGTAGTGTCCGCGCTCGTGGTGGAAATTCCGACATTGAAAGGTGTGGCTGAGGCGGTCACCGGATAGGGCGGCTAAGGTGGAGTTGCGAGACTTCAACCTGACCGGAGAACCCGATGACCGAGGACAGACTACCGCTTGCCGAGCTTTTTGCGAAAGCCGGGGACGGCGATTTCCTGAGAACGATAGCCGAGAGCGTGATGCAGCTCCTTATGGAGGTCGACGTTGAAGGCATGATCGGCGCCGGGCGCCACGAACGGACGCAGGAACGGGCGACTTATCGCAATGGCTACCGCGACCGCTCGCTCGACACGCGGCTCGGCTCGTTGCAGCTTCGGATACCCAAGCTTCGGCAGGGCAGCTACTTCCCGCCGTTCCTGGAGCCGAGAAAGCTCTCGGAGAAGGCCTTGGTTGCCGTCATTCAGGAAGCTTGGATCAGCGGCGTTTCCACCCGGCGGGTCGACGATCTGGTACAGGCCATGGGGCTGTCGGGGATCGGCAAGAGCACCGTATCGAAGCTGTGCAAAGACATCGACGAACGCGTCGGCGGCTTCCTCGACCGTCCTCTCACTGGCGACTGGCCCTACCTCTGGCTGGATGCGACCTACCTGAAGCAGCGCGAGGGTGGACGCATCGTTTCGGTCGCCGCCATAATCGCCGTGGCCGTGAACACGGACGGCAAGCGCGAGATCGTCGGCCTTCACATCGGCCCCTCGGAAGCGGAGACGTTTTGGTCGAGCTTCCTCAAGAGCCTCGTGCGCCGCGGCCTGTCCGGCGTGAAGCTCGTGATCTCGGATGCTCACGAAGGGCTGAAAGCCGCCATTCGCCGGGTGTTCAGCGCCTCCTGGCAGCGCTGCCGGGTGCATTGGATGCGCAACGCCCTGTCGTATGTCCCGAAGGCGCAGCAGAGCATGGCGGCGGCCGCGCTGCGCCAAGCCTTCGCCCAGCCCGATCGTGCTAGCGCCAGCCAGGCGCTGCGCCACGTCGCCGACCAGCTTCGGGGAAAGTGTCCAAAGCTCGGGGCCTTCATCGACAACAGCGAGACCGACGTGCTGGCGCACATGGATTTTCCCAGTCAGCACCGGACCCGGATCCATTCGACGAATTCCCTGGAGCGCCTGAACAAGGAGGTGAAGCGGCGTGCCGACGTCGTCGGAATCTTCCCGAACGAGGGATCCATCATCCGGCTCATCGGCGCCGTCCTTCTCGAGGCCAACGACGAATGGCAGATCCAGAACCGCTACATGCAGACCGAACCCATGGCCGACCTCATGGCCATGGGCAACACTGCAAAACCCGAACAGATTTCCACCGAAGTCGCCTGAAACGGAGCCGCTTCAGCTACACTCAATTTCCACCACGTTGACGGACACGACCTTCAGGACCACCTGCTCGGCGCCGGGAACCTCTATGCGGCACGCAAGCCTGTCCCCCCGTCACGCCTCCAGCATTCCGAATCGATGGCCTATATGCGCGCCGGCGACTTTGCGGCCACCGGGCAGCCGGAAATCGTCGTTGGCTGCGGCGTCGCTCCGATCGTGTCCGAACGCTTCCAGGCGCCTGCCGCCGGCGCGGCGTACTCGCTGCTGTTCGGGATTACGCATCCAACGAGCCGCGGCAGTCTGCGCATCAGCGGCCCCGAGCTTGGCGATCCCCTGATCATCGACCCGGCCTATCTGCAAACCAGCCGCGACCGCGCCCTGTTTCGCCAGGCGCTCGAGGCCGCGCGCACGATCGGCCATCATGACGAACTCAACGACTGGCGCGAACGTGAACTCCTGCCGGGCAGGCTGAACAGCGCAGCCGAGGTCGACGACTTCGTCGCGCAGTCAGTCATCACCCACCATCATCCCTGCGGCACCTGCAGAATGGGCAAGGACGCGAACGCCGTCGTCGACGCCGATCTGCGGCTCATAGCGCTCGACAATCTTTTTGTCGTGGACGCATCCATCATGCCAAGCCTAACCGCGGGGCCCATTCACGCTGCCGTGCTGGTGATCGCAGAGACGTTCGCCCGGACGATGAACGCCGAAAGCTGATTGTCGCTGGAGAGCGGACCCGTGAAGCGGGTTGCCCGCGATAAAGACGGGCT
Coding sequences within it:
- a CDS encoding GntR family transcriptional regulator; translation: MADLNLRVSPRTVQQGTVDKIRLAIFSGLFKPGSRLVESQLCTQLGVSRPSLREALRSLEAERLIEIVPNKGPSVPALSWQQAMAIYEVRELLEVEAAGRCAARITEAEVQALEASLLAFEAAASSKDGMAQVTTAADFYAIILANCGNPVLEEVHRGLLARVSFFRGRSMSLEGRAWNSLLEMREIFEAIAARDAKAARKAAKKHVLRAKAAAKIAMDSNI
- a CDS encoding GMC family oxidoreductase, with the protein product MTQAPDSERTWNCNVVIIGGGSAGALLATRLSEKPGRRVLLIEAGEEPTDPDIWVPAAWPALQGRSYDRNYRTVPQQGTAGRIHHWARGRVVGGSSCLHAMGYMRGHPLDYQAWVDASGDDRWGWDKLLPAFQAIEDHPLGGDGVHGKGGPMPIHLPSDEVSPVTRAFIEAGAALRLPRLEGHNSGRMIGVTPNSMNIREGRRVTAADAWLTPAVRGRANLTILKGSQARRLVLGGGQVRSIEVIGHGGSIDVFADQVVLCAGALESPALLMRSGIGPSDVLDTAGVGCLIEMPEIGRNLQDGSVRARGGNSDIERCG
- a CDS encoding IS256 family transposase — translated: MTEDRLPLAELFAKAGDGDFLRTIAESVMQLLMEVDVEGMIGAGRHERTQERATYRNGYRDRSLDTRLGSLQLRIPKLRQGSYFPPFLEPRKLSEKALVAVIQEAWISGVSTRRVDDLVQAMGLSGIGKSTVSKLCKDIDERVGGFLDRPLTGDWPYLWLDATYLKQREGGRIVSVAAIIAVAVNTDGKREIVGLHIGPSEAETFWSSFLKSLVRRGLSGVKLVISDAHEGLKAAIRRVFSASWQRCRVHWMRNALSYVPKAQQSMAAAALRQAFAQPDRASASQALRHVADQLRGKCPKLGAFIDNSETDVLAHMDFPSQHRTRIHSTNSLERLNKEVKRRADVVGIFPNEGSIIRLIGAVLLEANDEWQIQNRYMQTEPMADLMAMGNTAKPEQISTEVA
- a CDS encoding GMC family oxidoreductase, with protein sequence MAYMRAGDFAATGQPEIVVGCGVAPIVSERFQAPAAGAAYSLLFGITHPTSRGSLRISGPELGDPLIIDPAYLQTSRDRALFRQALEAARTIGHHDELNDWRERELLPGRLNSAAEVDDFVAQSVITHHHPCGTCRMGKDANAVVDADLRLIALDNLFVVDASIMPSLTAGPIHAAVLVIAETFARTMNAES